In one Cloacibacillus porcorum genomic region, the following are encoded:
- a CDS encoding S1 RNA-binding domain-containing protein has product MAEKAAAAAPAVSVGETVSGTVEHVAPYGAFVRLESGQKAMVHISELSHNYVKKVEDVLEQGKNITAKVIKIDDKGRIDLSIKALQVREVRPPVHREEDFEKKLTNFLKFSDEKIADLNSKCKDPRGTKRRAGGSGTAGKK; this is encoded by the coding sequence ATGGCAGAGAAGGCGGCTGCAGCAGCACCGGCGGTAAGCGTGGGAGAAACAGTAAGCGGCACGGTAGAACATGTCGCGCCATACGGAGCCTTTGTAAGACTTGAATCAGGCCAGAAGGCCATGGTACATATCTCGGAGCTCTCCCACAACTATGTGAAAAAGGTAGAAGATGTTCTTGAACAGGGTAAGAACATCACGGCAAAGGTCATAAAGATCGACGATAAAGGCCGTATAGACCTGTCGATCAAAGCTCTGCAGGTAAGAGAGGTCCGCCCGCCCGTTCATCGTGAAGAGGATTTTGAAAAAAAGCTGACAAACTTCCTTAAATTCAGTGACGAAAAGATCGCCGACCTGAACAGCAAATGCAAAGACCCCCGCGGAACCAAACGCCGCGCGGGCGGCAGCGGTACCGCTGGTAAGAAGTAA
- a CDS encoding nucleotidyltransferase domain-containing protein, translating to MTIDIEKWSSDLTERLRGVYGERLLFAGLQGSYGRGEAAPDSDIDIVVILKSLSVSDLDSYRAVLDGMPHGELACGFISGERELLSWTPSELFILYFDTVPLYGSLGLLSRLFDEGAAAGAVRDGACAIYHGGCHNYLYEKSADILVSLYKSAFFVLRAKYFCESGHYVKKRTELVSLLEGGDLAVLELWTSLQSDGLGSAEFRAASELLISWSSEVISKYS from the coding sequence ATGACCATTGATATTGAAAAGTGGAGTTCTGATTTAACGGAAAGACTACGCGGCGTTTACGGAGAGAGGCTTCTCTTCGCGGGCCTTCAGGGCAGTTATGGCCGCGGAGAGGCTGCGCCGGACAGTGACATTGACATCGTGGTGATTTTAAAGTCTCTCTCAGTCTCTGACCTTGACAGCTACCGCGCGGTGCTGGACGGGATGCCGCACGGCGAACTGGCCTGCGGCTTTATCTCAGGGGAGAGGGAGCTGCTCTCCTGGACGCCCTCCGAGCTGTTTATCCTCTATTTTGATACGGTGCCTTTATACGGCTCCCTGGGGCTGCTCAGCCGCCTTTTTGATGAAGGGGCGGCGGCCGGAGCCGTGCGCGACGGAGCCTGCGCGATATATCACGGCGGCTGTCACAACTATCTCTATGAAAAGAGCGCCGATATCCTCGTCTCACTCTATAAATCCGCCTTCTTTGTGCTGCGCGCGAAGTATTTCTGCGAGAGCGGCCACTATGTAAAAAAACGGACCGAACTTGTCAGCCTGTTGGAGGGCGGTGACCTTGCCGTGCTTGAATTATGGACGTCTCTTCAATCCGACGGGCTGGGCTCAGCGGAGTTCCGTGCCGCTTCCGAGCTGCTGATCTCCTGGAGCTCTGAAGTTATTTCGAAATATTCATAA
- a CDS encoding DUF501 domain-containing protein — translation MTGQPIEKTGPEEYTLPAFWTEIGEKDVSVLRRQMRGRKFDASAVIAAARRCRHGCPQIIVSSPVSASGVPFPTIFWLTCPFLDHRCGELESEQRISELEALFAAMPAAAVEKMHQDYAALRLVLIGGGKSSALSEMNEGMRRVLTESGVGGINWREARQAVKCLHLQTATWLGMGAHPAGEWLAEKLGALDCADGRCLKPPADPCP, via the coding sequence GTGACAGGTCAACCCATAGAAAAGACGGGGCCGGAAGAGTATACTCTTCCGGCCTTTTGGACGGAGATTGGTGAGAAAGACGTCTCCGTACTGCGCAGGCAGATGCGTGGCCGGAAATTTGACGCCTCCGCGGTGATCGCCGCGGCGAGGCGCTGCCGCCACGGCTGCCCGCAGATCATAGTGTCTTCGCCCGTCTCCGCCTCCGGAGTCCCCTTTCCGACGATATTTTGGCTCACCTGCCCCTTTCTTGACCACCGCTGCGGCGAGCTTGAATCGGAGCAGCGGATATCGGAGCTGGAGGCGCTCTTTGCCGCCATGCCTGCGGCGGCGGTGGAGAAGATGCACCAGGATTACGCGGCGCTGCGTCTCGTCCTCATCGGCGGGGGTAAATCTTCCGCGCTCTCCGAAATGAACGAGGGGATGAGGCGTGTGCTCACCGAATCCGGCGTGGGCGGCATAAACTGGCGGGAGGCGCGGCAGGCGGTGAAGTGCCTTCACCTGCAGACCGCCACCTGGCTTGGAATGGGTGCGCATCCCGCGGGAGAGTGGCTTGCGGAAAAACTCGGAGCGCTCGACTGCGCCGACGGACGCTGCCTAAAGCCGCCGGCAGATCCGTGTCCCTGA
- a CDS encoding 1-propanol dehydrogenase PduQ → MRKFCLGPTIYMGASSLEEVLSGTKKAFIVTDKFMHESGKVSYVSCFLNKIGAEYEIFSDVSPDPDMETVAEGIKRLTAFGADTIVAFGGGSAIDAAKSISHISGGIINNRAVFVVIPTTSGTGSEVSRYAVITDRERNMKYPLADDSLLPDFAVLDAALVESVPPPVTADTGVDALTHAIEAFLSTGANDFSDAMAEKAMKLIFKNLLTAYSEPHNIEARQAVHNAATMAGVAFSNAGLGANHSLAHAAGAKLHLPHGRANAILLPYVMSFTAGCHTSLTPAAARYAQMAAVLNLDSNGVRQSALAAIRATRNLIRKLNIPASFHEAGVDKKIFEGELDAMTEAAMADGCMATAPVPFRPDEIRSIFRTAYSGKLLV, encoded by the coding sequence ATGCGTAAGTTTTGCTTAGGGCCAACGATATATATGGGAGCCTCTTCTTTGGAAGAGGTCCTTTCCGGGACGAAAAAGGCGTTTATCGTTACAGATAAATTTATGCACGAGAGCGGAAAAGTCTCCTATGTAAGCTGTTTTTTAAATAAAATTGGGGCGGAATATGAGATATTTTCCGACGTCAGCCCCGACCCCGATATGGAGACGGTAGCCGAAGGTATAAAGAGGCTGACTGCCTTTGGAGCCGACACGATTGTCGCCTTTGGCGGCGGCTCCGCGATAGACGCCGCGAAGTCGATCTCGCATATTTCGGGTGGTATTATTAACAATAGGGCGGTATTTGTCGTGATCCCGACGACTAGCGGCACAGGTTCGGAGGTGAGCCGCTACGCCGTTATCACCGACAGAGAGAGGAATATGAAGTATCCTTTGGCTGACGACAGCCTGCTGCCGGATTTTGCCGTTTTGGATGCCGCCCTGGTGGAGAGCGTTCCGCCGCCGGTCACCGCCGATACGGGTGTGGACGCGCTGACGCACGCGATAGAAGCCTTTCTCTCAACAGGGGCGAACGACTTTTCGGACGCGATGGCGGAGAAGGCGATGAAGCTGATTTTTAAGAATCTGCTGACCGCCTATTCGGAGCCGCATAATATTGAAGCCCGCCAGGCGGTGCATAATGCCGCGACGATGGCAGGTGTGGCATTCAGCAACGCAGGGCTTGGGGCGAACCATTCACTTGCGCATGCGGCGGGCGCGAAGCTCCATCTGCCGCACGGCAGGGCGAACGCGATTCTGCTGCCCTACGTAATGAGCTTTACCGCCGGCTGCCACACGTCGCTTACGCCGGCCGCGGCGCGTTACGCGCAGATGGCGGCGGTGCTGAATCTTGATTCCAACGGCGTGCGCCAGAGTGCGCTTGCTGCGATACGCGCCACCAGAAATTTGATCAGAAAGCTTAACATCCCGGCCTCGTTCCATGAAGCGGGAGTGGATAAGAAGATATTTGAGGGGGAACTTGACGCCATGACCGAGGCCGCGATGGCTGACGGCTGTATGGCGACGGCACCGGTCCCCTTCCGCCCTGACGAGATAAGGTCGATATTCAGGACCGCCTACAGCGGCAAACTGCTCGTCTGA